TACAACTTTTTGTAAGAGGACCTGTCCAATCATTTCTCTATCTTATCATAAGaattaagattaaaacaaaaaattatgtgatttttttaaaattatatatatatatatgtatatattttttttttcaaatttaaattcaagatCTGATTCTTAATACTACTTAATCgattttaaattgataattaataaGAACAGTTTATTTTATCGTTTAATCACATAACTATAAttcacattataaaaatatgtaaattaacgtatttagaaataatatttttcccGAAAAAGAACAATTTTTCTAACACGGAAAAAGATGACGGTTGGCTTTTCATTTAAAAGTACATGTACTTTATGAAAAACCATAATCTTTTCTGTATCATAAAGCCTTACGGAAAATCACAAAACAGTACTACAACTACCTTTGTCCTCGTCTTTATTTGTTGTCTACGTCAAATATGGAAAAGGATAATTGatgtttttagttaaaattaatattctaacatattaaatgtttttataattattatttaattaaatcgtataaatttaaaaagtttgataaaaatattatatttaaatatattatccatgatatatttttataagtttattcttcacaatgattaatttattttttatcagaaTATTTATTGTTTACGGTAAAAAGACAGGTAGTATAATTAAAACGCTTTAGTGAAAAGATTATTTACTCAgttgaaaaattaagtatttagAGAAAATCAagtcaaaagaaacaaattatttttcttaaaaatggtATATTTTGCAAAATCATGGTTGCAAAATCACTTAGTATGTTTTTCTTCTGctgtattaaaattgattttaattaaaaataaattaaatttaaagtgatttatgtttaaatatattaatataaaaataaattgaacaatatattttaatataaaaattacgtcaaattcaaaaactaaaaatcaattttatttgataacatcaaaatatatcaaaatcaatttcatatcTCTAAAATTAGTTTTGATCTATTTAGAAACATAagactaatttaatttttcatcaaacgaAAAGAATGGTTCTATTCTCGATTTGATCAAGACATTGTCTTAGTCTTTTATTAGATCAAATATGACCAATTTTTCTTATGATATTCATCATTGGATTTCAAATCTACGGATTTGTTTAAGATGTAGCATtagataatttaatatatcttttgATTCTTTTGGTTGTTTTTTGTGAGACCACAGAGTGAGTGTCTCTTGTGGTGGACTTTAATTGGATTTCTTTGATGTTCATGGCACATGATGTGTAAGGAataattgttaataatattCTTGTTTCATtggttcaaaaacaaaatagttttaattcccgattcaaaataaattttacttgaTCGCACTAAAATACgttaaaatcaatttgaaatcTTCAAAATTGGTTTTAGTTAATCCAAAAGCAAATATGCTAAAAATCTGACCTTGCCAAACAGGCCGGAAAGGGAACAGTACGGAGCAAGAGATCTTCAAGGTAGCTGAAAATCTTAGGAGGACCTAAAGTTGCAAGTGGAGCAAGTTGAAATAGTAGCCACGTGTCAAACATCTTAGGACCCTCCGAACCAACTTTAGTGTCCAAAGGATCCTTATTATCACAAAACAACCGAAACATGAAATTAAACGAAGCCACACTCACAATAGAGTTAAAATCAGCTTTTCCACTTTTCCCACTAAGCCCATCTTCAATCTCACTAAAAACATCGGAAAGTATACTCCTAAAAAGAGGGACAAAAGTGTCTTTTCTCAATAAAAGAGCATTAATAAAGAAATTTTTAATAACAGCGTGGTTTGGTTCGGTTGTATCAAGGTAAGCACACACACGGTGTCCGCCCGTGAATTTTGTCGACGGCATGAAAGTGCCGTCGAGAACGTTGTATTTTTCGACTTTTTTATTGTCGAAGAGAATTGGGAAAGAAGATGCGTCTAAGAGTGCTATCACTCTTGGGTTGGAGGAAATGAATGGACCCGGTGGCATGTTGGTTTTGAAGAttgttgaattgtattttttgatTCTTGTTGAGAAGAATTTGTCTCTACCTTGGTTGTAGAAATAGTCGTGGCGATCGAAGATCGGACCGATGAAGGGGAGGCCGTAGGTGCCGGGGATTGGTTTTAGTGGGAGTTGTTCATTGATGGTGGTGGAAGATGGTTGTGAAGATGCCATGGTTGAATCAATTTTTGGTATGATTTGGTTTGGTTATGGTACAAAGTTGTTTTGTTTATATAGAGCGGTGGGAGTTGTCATTTGTGTACATTTTCAGATTAAGGATGAAAACAAAATTCACACttatgaatataatttaaaatagaactTTATTGTAAATGCTCTAACTCTTGATATAGTATTTATGTGAAGGATCATGCTAAAGAtatcaaaagtaaaaaaaagatattaaaaaaatttgatgtttgaatttttaaagaaataaaaatacaaattttaaaataaaatttctacatttcaattattaatatcTGCCCTTAAGTTACATGTTAAAATTTAAACCAACTCATGCATATCATTTTCCACAACTTTATATAGATGGCAAAAATTAACAGCTATTAAATGTATGCAAAAATTgataaatgtaattaaaatttaaaccaaCTCATGCATATCATTTTCCACACATGTATATCATTTTCCACAACTTTATATAGATGgcaaaaattaattacatttatcAATTTTTGCATACATTTAATAGCTGTTTTGAGAATTCAGATTTGttatatctatatctatatcattttatcaaaatcaaatcgtccaaattttaaaatcatattataactaattttaaatttaaaccatTATCTCAATGAATGTTTAAGATGCATATGCACCACAGTCATTTAAGGCTCAGTGCAATTAATCTGGGTCTCTATTTTGGAATGGTTGACCCAAATTATAGACCAATTGATTAAAGTTGGCTGGTCTtgattttaaactttttaaattgtGTCTTTTTTTTACAGGTAATAATGGATGGATTTTTGATGAGATTAATTGAATTATCGGTCATCAAtcatttaaaaaagatttacaTATGACATCAGTTAACTTACAACTTGtgaaattcaatatttatcttTTCAACACTAAATAATGTCCTTCTCCAAAAGGTAATAATGGATGGGCTTTTGATAAGATTAATTAGATTATCGGTCATCAatcatttataaaagatttACATATGACATCAGTTGAAATTTAACTTATAATTTGTcgaatttaatatttatcttttcaaCACTAAATTAAACTATTAGAGTTTGAATTACCAATTGTTTTCAAATATGTTTaacttgatatttttaatatttttttagtgaaCTTTAATTTATTCATACTAAGTTTTTTTTGTGATGAGACCAAGACTCTACACTCCCCTATACTAAGTTTGATCATATACTTAAATAGATACTCTCTTTTGTTACTACTACATGTCCCTATGTTAATAATTGTTACTAAACTCCGCCAATTTTCCAAtaagttaaatattaataatcaaaatggtCTTTGACTTTGTAGAGTTCTATCTATTTGGTCTTTGAggatattaatttttcaatttaatttatgaatCTCTAAAATGTTTCTCTGATTTATCCttctataaatattatttatcaaatatcaTGGAAAATAATGATATCTATGTTAAATGTacaattaaagagaaaaataataaaaaatatattgaaagtGTAAAATAAAGAGGACAACTATGTGTCATAACTTCTGTTTGTTTATTATTCTCTTTATTGACATTTTATCTTATTCTCTACAATATTATGTATTGTGAAGACCAATAGTCTTTCCTCATTATGCACTTTGAAGTGGTGGATATGTACATGTTGACTGTTCatctttcattcttttttttgtaattttttttttaaatagcaatgataatagtttaaattaaaattgattggATTGGTGGAGGGAAGTGTGTAGTGGAGATTGCAGGATGGAGAATTGTTGTTTTCTTCACAGTGCACAATGTTGTAGAGAAGAACATAAAGTGTAGCTAGAGGAATACCAAGGGCACAAGGTCATGGTCTATGGACATTCATAGAATGAATTTGCAAAACATTTCATAGAGTCAAGTAAATTGGGACGTTGATATTATAACACTctaaatttaagaaaaagatattttattaattatataagatTTGTAAAGAATTATTTTGGTATTAAAAgtgttttagaatatatgtttataaattttgatatttattttctttttatgtgtgtttgttatGGTGTGATAATTTCATACATATTTGATTcaatgagtaatataaataagaaatattttatttaattattttatatatttttctaaaaataatattattttaatgtgactatttttaggaataagattttgagtgattttatatttatatttgtaatttgtgTAAGTAGTTGTTATGATATTTTCGTGTGTATGTgactaaataataaaaatgcacattattatattttaataacttctaattattattttattttaattatttatatttattttttaaataattgtctatatatatgtttttttttatgatgtgctAATTTTAGGTATACTTGATTTAGTGATTaagataatttttaatattatatttttatttattttatttatttagtcaagtaaaaaaatatcagtATTTTGATATGAGTATACTATTTTAGTTATGGATAAATAGAATTAGTGATTAACTTTTTTTAGAACACTAAATGATAGAAAAATAAGTTTGGACCAGACTGCTACcgcttatttttcttttgttgggCCAGATTGATATCTGCACCCCTCATCTTGCTACTGCAGTTGCCATTATTTCGGATTTTACTTATTTGCACCTCATTTTCAGTCAACTTTCCATTTGAACCCCCTCTGCACAACAAAAACCACCCGAGTCCATTTTTTGCATCAGTTTTTCGATTGTGCCACTGTTTCACCGAAAACAGCTATGTTTCTTTCTTGGGGCCAACTGTTTTTAGCTAGTTCCGACCAGCTTGTTCATCGTTGTAAAAATGAACATTTTTGAAATTCTATGTTGTAAAAATGAACATTTTTGAAATTCTATCGTCGAAACCTTTAGAAAATATACACATTTGTGtgttttggtgaaattgatgtcaAATCCTGTCGACGCTCTGATATATCAGTGagactttttttattatctattttgtgtcgttttgacttttttttttctaaattttttattaattatttaaaatggattttcaTGATTGGTGTAATTTATTAGTCAAGTTCAGTGGACTTTGTGAACCCATCAGATTTTCAAACTTGTTGTTTGTATACTATCGATCTGACGTTGTTTGTGAAaattgctgaaaattgttgttgGCTATTGTGTTTTGTGAAAgagtcgaaataaggtaaggagtAAGAGAGCATGAAACCGCATTTTTGAATAATTCATTCAGGGCTTGCTACGTACGGCTGTAGCcttttgagaaataaataaattaatgtgaaaattaagaaattatgagagtaaaatgtgaaatataaatatttaaaagatgttgattgatttaatttgtgttcaatgtgtggtatttgatattattgtgatattagaCGTTGATTGAATTATCTGTCTATGTTTGacttgatgagtttatgtgattttaTGATAAAACTTAGATGCACTACGTGATATcaatttatgtgatgataaaactcaaattaattatgtaatatgagtttatgtgataGTGATATATTGAAGA
The genomic region above belongs to Cicer arietinum cultivar CDC Frontier isolate Library 1 chromosome 4, Cicar.CDCFrontier_v2.0, whole genome shotgun sequence and contains:
- the LOC101490167 gene encoding allene oxide synthase 3-like; translated protein: MASSQPSSTTINEQLPLKPIPGTYGLPFIGPIFDRHDYFYNQGRDKFFSTRIKKYNSTIFKTNMPPGPFISSNPRVIALLDASSFPILFDNKKVEKYNVLDGTFMPSTKFTGGHRVCAYLDTTEPNHAVIKNFFINALLLRKDTFVPLFRSILSDVFSEIEDGLSGKSGKADFNSIVSVASFNFMFRLFCDNKDPLDTKVGSEGPKMFDTWLLFQLAPLATLGPPKIFSYLEDLLLRTVPFPACLARSSYKKLYEAFSSSATTILKEAEKAGLNRNEACHNLVFTAGFNAYGGLKNQFPILFKWIGLSGEELHKELANEIRSVVKKHGGVTIESLENMSLTKSVVYEVLRIEPVVPYQYGKAREDLIVKSHDASFEIKKGEMIFGYQPFATKDPMIFDDAEVFLPKRFVGEGEKLLKYVLWSNGKETDESSVDNKQCPGKNLVVLLCRLFLVEFFLRYDTFVVETKNVAFGASVSITSLTKASSV